In one Petrotoga miotherma DSM 10691 genomic region, the following are encoded:
- a CDS encoding protein O-GlcNAcase yields the protein MNLFLRLNPKPKKLFYEGANIHFESSKLSIFKNFEEESFIKLFPSEDFVFVKDSDSADLKIESIVSPSDKDLNEFIKSNDIELSIDIVDLESYLIKVEEENRTVKIFSKSKKGIFYGLQTLRQLVDFENKLLPVVEIFDSPSFKMRGIIEGFYGEPWSHQNRLDMINFCGRNKMNTYWYAPKDDPYHREKWRGDYPEEEIEKIDELIKVSKDNFVDFVFCVSPGLSMKFSDQKEFDLLCKKYYEILSKGVKKFAILFDDIPEKLNYEEDEKKFEGNYGLAQTYIANKLYEFLKGKDSEVNLYFCPTEYWQEEDSMYRRTMKENLNPEIPVVWTGKGVWSKRVSCKNADKISNQFGHDLILWDNYPVNDADQGELFLAPLMNRENDLCISKVKGIISNPMNQPYASMLAEQTIADYLWNSQGYDPWCSWNKSIFNLVGSDFFEDMKLFSENFLKSRIFGETSIKLKSLIKEFRKDPLNKGKGLKEYLERLSNLDRKLKYMKDEMLYEDIHPWLKKLSQLAEIASKLLSSNEKVELKNEVDKLGSYVVCDGILEKFIKDFERQ from the coding sequence ATGAACTTATTTCTTAGATTAAATCCAAAACCTAAAAAGCTATTCTATGAAGGAGCAAATATTCACTTTGAAAGTTCAAAGCTTTCTATTTTCAAAAATTTTGAAGAAGAAAGTTTCATCAAGCTTTTCCCAAGTGAAGATTTTGTCTTTGTAAAAGACTCAGATAGTGCTGACTTAAAAATAGAATCTATTGTTTCTCCCTCTGACAAGGATTTAAATGAATTTATCAAAAGTAACGATATAGAGTTAAGCATTGATATTGTGGATCTAGAAAGTTATTTAATAAAAGTGGAAGAAGAAAATAGAACGGTTAAAATCTTTTCCAAATCAAAGAAAGGTATTTTCTATGGGCTACAAACCCTGAGACAACTTGTTGATTTTGAGAATAAACTTCTGCCTGTAGTTGAAATATTCGATTCTCCTTCTTTTAAAATGAGAGGAATAATTGAAGGTTTTTATGGAGAACCATGGAGCCATCAAAACAGATTAGACATGATAAATTTTTGTGGAAGAAATAAAATGAATACCTATTGGTATGCTCCAAAAGACGATCCATATCACAGGGAAAAATGGAGAGGGGATTATCCGGAAGAAGAAATAGAAAAAATAGATGAGCTAATAAAAGTTTCAAAAGATAATTTTGTCGATTTTGTGTTTTGTGTAAGTCCTGGACTTAGCATGAAATTTAGTGATCAAAAAGAGTTTGATTTATTGTGCAAAAAATACTATGAAATTTTAAGTAAAGGTGTAAAAAAATTTGCTATTCTTTTCGATGATATCCCTGAAAAGTTGAATTACGAAGAAGATGAAAAAAAGTTCGAAGGGAATTATGGTTTAGCTCAGACATATATAGCAAACAAGTTATACGAATTTTTAAAGGGGAAAGATTCAGAGGTTAATTTATACTTTTGTCCAACTGAATACTGGCAGGAAGAGGATTCGATGTACAGAAGGACGATGAAAGAGAACTTAAATCCTGAAATTCCCGTAGTATGGACAGGGAAAGGTGTATGGTCAAAAAGGGTAAGCTGCAAAAACGCAGATAAGATTTCAAACCAGTTCGGTCATGATTTGATCTTGTGGGATAATTATCCAGTTAACGATGCAGATCAAGGAGAACTTTTCTTAGCCCCGTTAATGAACAGGGAAAATGACTTATGTATATCGAAAGTAAAAGGGATTATCTCAAATCCAATGAACCAGCCTTACGCATCGATGCTTGCAGAACAAACAATAGCAGATTATCTTTGGAACTCACAAGGTTACGATCCTTGGTGTTCTTGGAACAAATCTATTTTTAATTTGGTAGGGTCAGACTTTTTTGAGGATATGAAATTATTCAGTGAAAATTTTCTAAAATCGAGAATTTTTGGGGAAACATCAATTAAGTTAAAAAGTCTAATAAAAGAATTCAGAAAAGATCCTTTGAATAAGGGAAAAGGGCTAAAGGAATACTTGGAGAGGTTGAGCAATCTTGATAGAAAATTGAAATACATGAAAGATGAAATGTTATATGAAGATATACATCCATGGTTAAAAAAGCTTTCCCAGCTTGCAGAAATAGCTAGTAAACTGCTTAGTTCCAATGAAAAAGTTGAGTTAAAAAACGAGGTAGATAAATTGGGATCTTATGTTGTTTGTGATGGTATTTTGGAAAAATTTATAAAAGATTTTGAAAGGCAGTGA
- a CDS encoding serine hydrolase domain-containing protein: MKDKDVESLNEIVLSGVNNVYTGASILIGKNEKILYKNTFGTKDENKKLTEEDIFDLASVTKVVGTATAVMRLIDEKQIKLEDKIGKFIEVSRPKSEVTIFELLTHTSGMQAYSNLWQKYRGEELLKHIINIQPQENGYKCYEYSCLNFITLMKIVEEVTQKHFKEYVEDIFNEIGMGNTCFNPKNKDKAVSTSIR, from the coding sequence TTGAAAGACAAAGATGTTGAATCTTTAAATGAAATTGTTTTATCAGGAGTAAACAATGTTTACACCGGAGCATCCATTTTAATAGGCAAAAATGAAAAGATATTGTATAAAAATACTTTCGGAACAAAAGATGAAAACAAAAAACTTACTGAAGAAGATATCTTTGATTTAGCAAGTGTTACCAAAGTGGTTGGAACTGCAACCGCGGTTATGAGACTAATAGATGAAAAACAAATAAAATTGGAAGATAAAATTGGCAAATTCATAGAGGTAAGTAGACCAAAAAGCGAGGTTACAATCTTCGAATTATTAACTCATACTTCTGGAATGCAGGCTTATTCAAACCTATGGCAAAAGTATCGAGGAGAAGAGTTGCTTAAGCACATAATCAATATTCAGCCCCAAGAAAACGGCTACAAGTGTTATGAATATTCTTGTTTAAATTTTATCACGCTTATGAAAATCGTTGAAGAAGTTACTCAAAAGCATTTCAAAGAGTATGTTGAAGATATTTTTAACGAAATAGGAATGGGAAACACTTGTTTCAATCCAAAGAATAAAGATAAAGCTGTATCCACATCTATCCGATAA